The following proteins come from a genomic window of Lolium rigidum isolate FL_2022 chromosome 5, APGP_CSIRO_Lrig_0.1, whole genome shotgun sequence:
- the LOC124658323 gene encoding uncharacterized protein LOC124658323, whose protein sequence is MSPRPPGGSLKRKNSPNESTAIPNPANFYHPQFRQHMQFSQPQYAMNIPFQQFPQQHLYQPNVQYVVVQPQYAPYSLPPQPPPPPPALVLPSTSASGSGTPHMETRREQEIDIVNDENGQPERTTNRLHWTEKEDIRLISAWLNCPKINKYDTYWANVTETYNSTTPRDRRRETKYLKYHWYKMIPKIARFDDCWCQVKAKYPSDLSDNMQLVDKTWAMFNVEARAMYLEEVKRRFAYGHCWIALWDQPKWKSYVLSLSSKKAKMSESGDYMSSSEDTEDDLEDEMSEEGCVTAKEKRGEGCITAKEKHGEGCVTATEKHEGKGRMQSSSEVEKDNHCSVDLQKMLNVNTEELTGVEVLHTDQNLEPFRIEQPERRDNEALISEKQPELSIAGASWYNGFLPGTELLGGNSKFNEFQHGKVLREDEPEKGMSGQGYKALDHDREAVMQNLPEKETAQICKKPDHGRAAGGNIPEGKTGAQSCKVPKLKRKRKGNGKELPCSSEVQEDIKRAVDLQTMLMKDREKVSEVQLRLSKEKLELAKLKQQEAKDRKETTLYKKYSELLMADTSKFNDFQKAEYEKAVRRMGETLFGRDDS, encoded by the exons ATGAGTCCACGTCCGCCTGGTGGTTCATTAAAACGTAAGAATAGTCCTAATGAGTCAACAGCAATACCCAATCCTGCGAATTTTTATCACCCGCAATTTCGTCAGCATATGCAATTTTCACAACCGCAATATGCCATGAATATCCCTTTCCAGCAATTCCCACAGCAACACCTATACCAACCTAATGTCCAATACGTTGTTGTCCAACCACAATATGCTCCATACTCTTTACCACcacagccgccgcctccaccacctgCTCTAGTTTTGCCATCCACGTCAGCGTCTGGTTCGGGCACCCCACATATGGAAACTCGCCGAGAGCAAGAGATTGATATAGTCAATGATGAGAATGGTCAACCTGAGCGTACTACTAATCGATTACATTGGACGGAAAAGGAGGACATAAGATTG ATAAGCGCTTGGTTGAATTGCCCGAAGATCAATAAGTATGACACATACTGGGCGAATGTTACAGAAACCTACAACAGCACCACCCCTAGAGATAGGAGAAGGGAAACAAAGTATTTGAAATATCATTGGTACAAGATGATCCCGAAGATTGCCCGCTTCGACGACTGCTGGTGCCAGGTCAAGGCAAAATATCCTAGTGACCTGTCCGACAATATGCAACTTGTGGACAAAACATGGGCAATGTTCAACGTGGAAGCACGGGCGATGTATCTTGAGGAAGTGAAACGTCGTTTTGCCTATGGCCACTGCTGGATAGCTCTCTGGGACCAACCCAAGTGGAAATCCTACGTCCTGTCTTTGTCCTCCAAAAAAGCCAAGATGTCTGAGTCCGGGGACTACATGTCGTCCTCTGAAGATACTGAAGATGACCTTGAAGATGAGATGAGTGAAGAAGGTTGCGTCACAGCAAAGGAGAAACGTGGAGAAGGCTGCATCACTGCAAAGGAGAAACATGGAGAAGGTTGTGTCACAGCAACAGAGAAACATGAAGGTAAAGGTAGGATGCAGTCTTCATCAGAGGTGGAAAAAGATAACCATTGCTCAGTAGATCTTCAGAAGATGCTAAACGTGAATACAGAGGAGCTGACAGGGGTAGAAGTTCTGCACACAGACCAAAACCTTGAACCTTTCAGAATAGAGCAGCCAGAAAGAAGGGACAACGAAGCATTAATTTCAGAGAAGCAACCAGAATTGTCGATAGCTGGAGCTTCGTGGTACAATGGTTTTCTGCCTGGGACTGAGTTATTGGGTGGTAATTCCAAGTTCAACGAGTTTCAACATGGGAAAGTACTGAGGGAAGATGAGCCTGAAAAAGGAATGAGTGGACAGGGTTACAAGGCACTAGACCATGATAGAGAAGCAGTCATGCAAAACCTTCCTGAAAAGGAGACAGCACAGATCTGCAAGAAGCCAGACCATGGGAGAGCAGCGGGTGGAAATATTCCTGAAGGCAAAACAGGTGCGCAAAGTTGCAAGGTGCCAAAGCTCAAACGAAAACGCAAAGGCAATGGCAAGGAACTGCCTTGTTCATCTGAGGTGCAGGAGGACATCAAACGTGCAGTGGATCTACAGACTATGCTTATGAAGGATCGCGAGAAGGTGTCAGAGGTACAGCTCCGTCTCTCGAAGGAGAAGCTTGAGTTAGCCAAACTAAAACAGCAGGAAGCAAAGGATAGGAAGGAAACAACACTGTACAAGAAGTATTCAGAGCTGTTGATGGCTGACACCTCCAAATTCAACGACTTTCAGAAGGCAGAGTATGAGAAGGCCGTGAGGCGCATGGGTGAGACGTTATTTGGTAGAGATGACAGCTAG